In Anaerolineae bacterium, one genomic interval encodes:
- a CDS encoding AAC(3) family N-acetyltransferase, with amino-acid sequence MRPEKGDPSVRVTWQDVCRALQQVGVEAGDTAMFHSSLSSMGTVVGGPDAVIRGFLEAVGPEGTVAVPTLCNWEPGEERLVFQRWDPKSSPAYVGAIPDRFWRRPDARRSDHATHSVAAIGAKAEELTANHGTSGLRPGPFGDRAFARESPWQKLADWNAAYCFIGVTMRVATAVHLVETLVVERALARCPEDSRACLSAEVVGWMKPGVWPWVRVEDREVLEEQLAERGLARYGRIGSATLRCTHVGDLVHAWVGILESDPARWLPEEFCRWLAETMIRDP; translated from the coding sequence ATGAGGCCGGAGAAGGGCGATCCGAGCGTACGGGTGACGTGGCAGGACGTCTGCCGCGCCCTACAACAGGTGGGCGTGGAAGCCGGCGATACGGCCATGTTCCATAGCTCCCTGAGCAGCATGGGCACCGTGGTAGGCGGCCCCGATGCCGTCATCCGGGGCTTCCTGGAGGCGGTGGGGCCCGAGGGCACGGTGGCAGTCCCGACCCTATGCAACTGGGAGCCAGGCGAAGAGCGCCTAGTATTCCAGCGCTGGGACCCGAAGTCCTCGCCCGCCTACGTGGGGGCCATTCCGGATCGGTTCTGGCGGCGGCCCGACGCCCGCCGCAGCGACCATGCCACCCACTCGGTGGCCGCCATCGGGGCCAAGGCCGAGGAGCTGACTGCCAATCACGGCACAAGCGGGCTCCGTCCTGGTCCGTTTGGGGATCGCGCCTTCGCCCGGGAGAGCCCCTGGCAGAAGCTGGCTGACTGGAACGCTGCCTACTGCTTCATCGGGGTGACCATGCGGGTGGCCACGGCGGTGCACCTGGTGGAGACGCTGGTGGTCGAGCGGGCCCTAGCACGGTGTCCCGAGGACTCTCGGGCGTGCCTCTCAGCAGAGGTGGTGGGCTGGATGAAGCCAGGGGTCTGGCCCTGGGTGCGGGTGGAAGATCGGGAGGTGCTGGAAGAACAACTGGCCGAGAGGGGGCTGGCTCGGTACGGACGCATCGGCTCCGCCACCTTACGCTGCACCCACGTAGGTGACCTGGTGCATGCCTGGGTGGGCATTCTGGAATCCGACCCAGCCCGCTGGCTTCCCGAGGAGTTCTGCCGCTGGCTGGCGGAGACGATGATACGTGATCCGTGA